TATGGTATGTACGTGATCAGAGATTTTCCACTTGTAGGTTCACGTATGTTCAGTATACTGTGACCAAGAACATGCTGACCAACAAAATGACTGGAAcggtatgtatgtacgtagctTGTTGGGTAATGCTTGTGTTATACAGGATTTCATAcagaagggggggggggggcgccctgggatttcccaccCCTAGCCGAAATCCCCCTAGATCtctgaaaaattaatgatgtcataaaaCAAAACGTTTGACTTTTCTCTTTAAAAATGTCTACAATCTCGACTAGACTATATAGTAAAATTTATGGTTTGAAGCACACAAAAAACCCaaattgcacctcagataacCATTCCTCCAAAAATTTTCCGGGGAAGGACCCCCAGACCCCCCTCAATTAAACGTTTCCCCTTAccagctaaaaatcctgtattAAACCCTGTGTTATGTATAGTGGTGCATGTGAACGTTATAGTCTTTTGCAatttgtggtacatgtatatatgccaACAGCTTGTATAGTACAATCTAGGGTTGCCATGGACTCATTTCCTCTCAGAGGCTTCTGTAGACGCTGAAGTGTGTACCACCCCTTGTTAATTTACATATACAGGATTATGCATCAAAGGCACATCTTCCCCCACTGAGTAAGGTGACTATCACAGCAGTGTCCAGACCCAACAAAGTGACTGTCAATGGAATGCAAGTGGGCTTTGCATACAACACTGACTCGCAGTCGTTGATTGTTACTGGCCTAAATATCATGATGGATGCAGCACTCAGTCTAGTCTGGGCCTAATTTATATGCTCTAAAAAAAATTTGAGTGTTGTGTGAGCAAAAAcgatttttaattttgtgcagtttatttGTTTATAGGCTTAATGGAACATAAATTTGTACATGTGCTTTATTTTATTGTGTCAGCAAAGTATTTTATAGTGGATTGTTGTGCACTTTGTATCGCAGTTGTGACTAGCGCCAGCCGCCATGAGACTAGATTGGTAGAGTAGAACCAAAAAATGTGCTGTCAAGTTGAACTAGATTTCTGTAAGCCATTATTTTAGAAAAACAGCCACCGTTGAAATGTTCTGAGTCCTGACCAGAGAGACATGTATGATTATTTATGCAACCAAGCAATATAATATGAAGAAAATCTGACccctgacataattatattctgaCGATCAAAATAGGTAATGTAATCATTATGAGCGAAATGTCCAAATATCACATAAGCTTACTAACTTTAGAAAGGGAATCTTTTACAGTAGTCCCcctcatctacatgtacgcatAGATTttacagtagatctagactAGTCATAGAGACAACTCAGCCATGTACTGTGTTAATTTCCactcatgtataattataataaaaatgtatggTAAAAAAGTAGTAAAATGTTGCGTAAAAATGTTATTAATAATATTGATTAAAAAATATTATAAGTCATCATCGGTTTCTTCAGTGTTTTCACTAACGACAGCTATCGTTATGATAATCACATCTGTTGATTTAAAATGTTGTACCTGAGCATGAGAGAGAAATTGCTGGAAAAATCGAATACCTCTTCTTTCAATTGATTGTTCAACAGTCGGAATTACGCTAGCAGTAGAATTGGGGTCAACTAGCTTCACGACGATCCTAGTGACTGGCAATTTACTAGGTGGTTCGTCCAAACAATCAATGGAAAGGGTCATGTATTTTCCTGCATCACCCCCTATTCCGTGCGGGTGAAGCATTGCTTTGAAGCTTCTCTTGTAATGGTCATAGAACTGTTCACTTTCAACTTTTGAATGTGACTGGGTCAACCATATTTGTAGTTTCTTAACCTTTATTTGCCAAAACAAAAGCCCTTTTCTTGAAAATTGTTTCACCTCACGCCGACCTCGAGTTTTACGTACAGAACTATGAGAGTTTGCAGTAGTGTTGACTAATGAAGGACGGCAAATATGCATGTTTTCAGATTCAGGGGCGTGTAAGACCTCACAATGTCTTGAAGGAGGAGAGGGGAAATTGGAGGTTCCACCAGCTTCTACGTCTGAAAGCAATTGTAATATAGTCAGTGCATACCAGATAACTTCTCAAAAATGACACTAGCCTCCTCGGGACAACTAAATCAAGACCCACACAAGATTCATAAGCCCAGATAAATTATTCTTTTCATCTCTTCGATTCTTAGAAGGTAAAATGCCTTTATGGTAGAGTAGACATAGACAAGACAACGTTTGTTGACATTAAAAAGCTAGGTATACAATCATCTAACACAAAAATCAATGCCTATTCTCAACTATATCTTTAGTACCTAAATTATTCTTTATCTATGCATGCAGGGCCTACACGAGAATTACACACACTGCGTCAGTATACCTACCTTCAAAGAACAGTTTTTTGTTCACTTGCTCCAACTCATGATTAGTCTCCAAGGGGACCAGACCAGCAGAGCCTGAACGACTAAAATTTCTTTCGTCACTTATGTTGAATGAGGGTATTACAGGTGACACCCTGCCAGGGGTTACAGGTAGACTAGATGGTTTTCCTAAGTTTTTGGAGGCTAAAGCAAGCTTGAGGTtactagtcacaagcttagcTGATGCAAGGGCATCTCTCAGGCAAGTTGGAAGATTTACAGAAGAGTTCGGAGTAGATTGAGCAGTGATAGAACGTTGTGTCTCATGTGATACAGTAGAAATTTGTTTTACAAGGGATTCCACATTGCTTATGATACATTCAATAGAAAGTCGAAAGTCTTGATGCGACACACTCCGATGAACAGGTGGCATTGACGATGTTCgaatacctattgtagtagcaCATTCGTGGACACCTATTTCACTAGGTATACTGTGAGATTGGTGAAGAGTTGGTTGTGTCAGATCTCTCTCTATAACATCAACAGGAATATTCATAGAGTTGTAATGGTTTCCACGTGCTTGCCATCTTCGAGAATTTTCAGAACTCGATTTACTCCTCCTTAAATCACTTTCTTGAACTGATGTACATTCCAAACTTGATTGAAGTTCACATGATCCTGAATATTGGACAGAGACAATGAATAAAATCCTTGTTGTTGATACGCAAGCATTGTGCCAAGGACCACGAAGCAGTGTCAACCCTCGCACACATACTAGAGTCGCCTACGATGTGCTAAACTTTGTTATCTGATAAATAGGCCTTGGTGGATTTTGTttcctataaattatagcttttCCCCTTTTTATCGACTTAATATTATGCTGTATTAATTGTatcgtataccgtatagcgtaattttcgtggggtaaaatactcgttatttttgtgggtaagctgacctccacaacattttccccacgaaaacgtaggcttTCTGCAGTGCAGGCAAACAACATTTTTTACTCATGAAATCACGTACCACATACATCTAGTAGCCAGCTGTTTACTGACAGGAGTTTCTCATTAGTACCTATTTTTCTCTTCAAAGCCAATAAGGGGGTATTCCCTATGCTCAACAGCACCTATTTTAGACTGGAGACCACGCCCTTTCTACTTGCGGGAAAGGGACTGGCCAAGTGAATATCAATGATTCGTCCCAACGGAATATAAGTTACGTCATATGtggcctcggtcccaggctgGGAACGAAGCTACATCACATGCTGTAAGCTACACTTATCCTGTTCCCAGGCAGTtttttcttataattatagaacggATGTTGAAAATATGGCCTGGTGTTGGGACGTGGtcaggaaccggaaacaaaacaaaagcagagattTTGCTTCCAGAGGCATAGTACCCTAAAGTTTCCGTAAAAAATGTAATGTCTTATTGCTATCAATTGGGTAGTTGGGTGCTTTTGTTGGACTATGGTAGGACCAACGCTGCACTTGTCGACAGGAGTGTTGTTCTTCAAATGTGTAAAATCTCTGATCTTGTTTCCGGTTCCTAACCACGCCctgtaccaggcctagttggcaACCTCTGACCTAGTGTTATTTCAGCACACAGGGAAACCATTCCTCTTTCCCTGAACCACTTCCGCAAAATTTGGGACACACAATGAAGACTCGTTGATAGACACTTTCCGCAAGTAGAAAGGGCGTGATCTATTTGCTATTATAAGCAAAATCTGACAAGGCCTATCGATATATACAATCATAACGATAGTTTAACTTTACCAAGATATTCATCCACAAGCTTTGCACAGTCTTCCCTAGATATGTCCTTAAGAGCTTTCATGAGGCCATCCAGACTCTCTGGAGAGAACACACCCTTTCCTTCAAGAGCAATCAGTACTCGCAAAGAAAATGCAGTATCATATGTTGTACCTACTTCGTAATACCATGCTggcaagtcatacatgtacgcaaGCCGAAGAGCATTCTCCTTTCTTAGACGATCTGATATGTCTCCTACAAGTTTCCGATAACCTAAGTACCTGGTACTGGTTTCAATAACAGCCTGCCTTGGTAGTGTTTGTGATCCATATGACGACTGAGCACCCAGGTTCACATCAATATTCGCCATGGATTGTTTTGGTAGCCTGTGTTCGACCATAGATAGTAGTATGGTTCGACTTACTAACGTACTTAACTTGTGGTCTTGATCTTGGGGATGATGATTTTACTATGTTGGGCGTGGCCAACACACCAAGCTGTAAACACCTTTGACCCTGGCCGATTTACAAGAGCTACCGTATTGATCTTTACCCTATACTCTGCACACAGGCTAGGGCCGGCCAGGGGTCTCCATCACGTACCATAGTTATTGGTTATTGCATggttatagtatctatgctcTAGCTATAGATACGAAGATTTAATATATGGAGACACCAGAAAAAGATGGTCAGGATGGGGGTGATCAAGTCAGACTCCTCATGGGATTAGTTTCTCTCAAAGAAATCAGGTGAGTGTTGAGCAGATTTCATCACTCTCTTTACCGTGTgttctgtatacatgtagagatCATCAACATACTTTGCAGCAGATGCGTGGCAAACTTGAGCGTTGCTATGGCGACTACACAGAATGCAGAGATTTTGCCATGCAATGTGGTGCTGAGCTCAGCAAGTTGGAAGGTGAAAGGTTGTGTCTGCAGAATCGACAGCAACAAATTGAGGCCGACATGATCCAGGTGCTTTACGTCTATTATCTATGTTTATGTTAAATATTATGTggggtacatgtactttattttttttatgaaTGATAATCACATATCCTGTGACGTCTATATTTCTTTGTTTAGATGACAGACCTAAAAAAGGAACTAGAAACTGCATCTACCCACTGTGTAATGTCTGCACCCACTGAACTGTACAAAGTATTAGAagagcaggtaattttcattATTAAATTTTGTTCGATTCTGGCATTGATAGTGATACACTGACATAACAGGTGAATGAGAAGAGAAAAACACTGGGTATGGAGATGTTACCTGAATGTGAAGCCTTCTCAAAGCTTTCCAGCGATTCTATGTATGTACGCTatacatcatgtacatgtatgtatactagCTATACCGTATAAAACACCTTTGCGAATGAAACCCTTTGTGATCTAACTATAGCCTTTTGGCATGGATTGTGTGTCATATATACCAGTACTAGTATAGGTCAAGTGATCAacactcgcaaaacattcggTAGGTAGTACCATATTAATCACACAGTTTCCACCACATCGCTTCAATTATATTATTTTCTGTCTCTAATACTACATTGTTAGTGTACTATGATCATCCACAGAATAACATCGTCTTCTAAACAAAAGAGACACTTTCGCCAAAGTAATTCACATGGCAACAGCAGAGCACACCCCTATTCCAGCACAGCGGTCAAAGCAGGTCCTTCTTACAAGCAGTGCCCTAAATGTGATCAGCTTATCCCCAGGAATGCAGTAATTTGCTCAAACTGCCACTCTTTATGCAGTCGACCTGGTCATGTGAGTCTTCTAAAGTTTGATTACATCATAATTAAGACAACTATTTTTCTTCCATTTAGAGTACTGGCAAGAATCGATTGTGAACCCCATTTTGAATTAATGGTTATTAATAATTTCACCCACATCAATAACAATAAATTAAAATTGAGATGAAAGTTTTCGTATTCTCTCTGTGATGCTGTACAGTTTGGAGGATGCTGTGGGAGGTGGTTCATCACTATTGGGTACTTTGTAATTGTGTGATGCTTTAACTTCTTGTAGTACTTGAGTGAGTAGTTCTTCTATATGATTCATTCGGGTGTGTAAATGACTTACTCTATCTGAAACTGTTTGTGCTTGCAATGTTGTAGAGTAATCACTTATATTACTAGTGGTTGAAGAAGTTGAAAACCTTCGTTCGGGTAATAAATCTAATGAGCTTCCTTCAGCTTTGATTTCATCGTCATTATCATGGTACGAGTTTTCTTTGATTGAGACATCTTGACTCAATCTCTTCATACCTTTAGCGATTAGTGTCTCCATTGTTTCGGGGTAGTCCTTGAGTACATCCAGTAAGTCGCTCTGCGAGAGGCAAAGAAGAGTGGAAAATCCAACTGAACGAACAAACGCTGTTCTTCGACGATGGCTCTTGCCTGTACCGAGGTTTAATACGCTTATTTCACCAAAGTATTCTCCATgtatcatctctttcagcaccAATCCATCTTCCTGTGCCATCACCTCGAGCTTCCCGATATTAACAATGTACATCTCTCTTCCCACATCTCCCTTCCTACAAACATATTCCCCAGGAGAATAGACTTGGGTCCTCAATCTGACAACTAACTCCCAGAGTAACCCTGGTTCACACACTGAGAAGAAATCGACCTTTTTAAGAGTTTCGAAGTGGACATAAATACCTATTTCTGCTTTAAGCTTATCTGGAAGGGTATTTAGGACATGCTGATCATCTACTGGGTGGCCGTGTGTCCAAAGATAGTCAAACCATTTAATCACTTTTTCTCGCAAATGTTCAGGCACACTCGTCTTTTTCATGTAGACTTTAATATTGTCCATTTTGGTCTGGAATTTTGCTTTGTTTTTCTGTGTGTTTGCAATGATATTTCCTACATTCCCCACAAGTGTAGCAAACATTAGGATTCCGATTAAATAGTCGAATATGACAAATATGTACTCT
This genomic stretch from Halichondria panicea chromosome 16, odHalPani1.1, whole genome shotgun sequence harbors:
- the LOC135350299 gene encoding uncharacterized protein LOC135350299 isoform X3; protein product: MVEHRLPKQSMANIDVNLGAQSSYGSQTLPRQAVIETSTRYLGYRKLVGDISDRLRKENALRLAYMYDLPAWYYEVGTTYDTAFSLRVLIALEGKGVFSPESLDGLMKALKDISREDCAKLVDEYLGSCELQSSLECTSVQESDLRRSKSSSENSRRWQARGNHYNSMNIPVDVIERDLTQPTLHQSHSIPSEIGVHECATTIGIRTSSMPPVHRSVSHQDFRLSIECIISNVESLVKQISTVSHETQRSITAQSTPNSSVNLPTCLRDALASAKLVTSNLKLALASKNLGKPSSLPVTPGRVSPVIPSFNISDERNFSRSGSAGLVPLETNHELEQVNKKLFFEGILPSKNRRDEKNNLSGLMNLVWVLI
- the LOC135350296 gene encoding cyclic nucleotide-gated channel rod photoreceptor subunit alpha-like, which translates into the protein MDNTTCMMPPSVSSPVNSSPPGDAPGPQSSSSVHRRKFSASKSKQREEFFTKYSPLSSKDLFSKSHQNHQKPSRSRSNPAFFLDPTGTKTYNWLLVVGVAVVYFTWSIIARISFPGVEKIWYVWWLLDFLCGIIYVTDVMIQSRTSYLKDGILEDDTDNMMNRYTQSWQFYIDVISAIPMDWIYILMKLSCPPLYLHLPKLLKLYRLKSVFDRTESRSHFPNVSRVVFLLHNMVAIIHWNACIYYSLSQWIGFGSDSWVYPAWNTTESAHWGEVSRQYIYSLYWSTLTLTTIGDLPHPQTNVEYIFVIFDYLIGILMFATLVGNVGNIIANTQKNKAKFQTKMDNIKVYMKKTSVPEHLREKVIKWFDYLWTHGHPVDDQHVLNTLPDKLKAEIGIYVHFETLKKVDFFSVCEPGLLWELVVRLRTQVYSPGEYVCRKGDVGREMYIVNIGKLEVMAQEDGLVLKEMIHGEYFGEISVLNLGTGKSHRRRTAFVRSVGFSTLLCLSQSDLLDVLKDYPETMETLIAKGMKRLSQDVSIKENSYHDNDDEIKAEGSSLDLLPERRFSTSSTTSNISDYSTTLQAQTVSDRVSHLHTRMNHIEELLTQVLQEVKASHNYKVPNSDEPPPTASSKLYSITERIRKLSSQF
- the LOC135350299 gene encoding uncharacterized protein LOC135350299 isoform X1, with the protein product MVEHRLPKQSMANIDVNLGAQSSYGSQTLPRQAVIETSTRYLGYRKLVGDISDRLRKENALRLAYMYDLPAWYYEVGTTYDTAFSLRVLIALEGKGVFSPESLDGLMKALKDISREDCAKLVDEYLGSCELQSSLECTSVQESDLRRSKSSSENSRRWQARGNHYNSMNIPVDVIERDLTQPTLHQSHSIPSEIGVHECATTIGIRTSSMPPVHRSVSHQDFRLSIECIISNVESLVKQISTVSHETQRSITAQSTPNSSVNLPTCLRDALASAKLVTSNLKLALASKNLGKPSSLPVTPGRVSPVIPSFNISDERNFSRSGSAGLVPLETNHELEQVNKKLFFEDVEAGGTSNFPSPPSRHCEVLHAPESENMHICRPSLVNTTANSHSSVRKTRGRREVKQFSRKGLLFWQIKVKKLQIWLTQSHSKVESEQFYDHYKRSFKAMLHPHGIGGDAGKYMTLSIDCLDEPPSKLPVTRIVVKLVDPNSTASVIPTVEQSIERRGIRFFQQFLSHAQVQHFKSTDVIIITIAVVSENTEETDDDL
- the LOC135350324 gene encoding uncharacterized protein LOC135350324; the protein is METPEKDGQDGGDQVRLLMGLVSLKEIRDHQHTLQQMRGKLERCYGDYTECRDFAMQCGAELSKLEGERLCLQNRQQQIEADMIQMTDLKKELETASTHCVMSAPTELYKVLEEQVNEKRKTLGMEMLPECEAFSKLSSDSIITSSSKQKRHFRQSNSHGNSRAHPYSSTAVKAGPSYKQCPKCDQLIPRNAVICSNCHSLCSRPGHSTGKNRL
- the LOC135350299 gene encoding uncharacterized protein LOC135350299 isoform X2 encodes the protein MVLRKSLDGLMKALKDISREDCAKLVDEYLGSCELQSSLECTSVQESDLRRSKSSSENSRRWQARGNHYNSMNIPVDVIERDLTQPTLHQSHSIPSEIGVHECATTIGIRTSSMPPVHRSVSHQDFRLSIECIISNVESLVKQISTVSHETQRSITAQSTPNSSVNLPTCLRDALASAKLVTSNLKLALASKNLGKPSSLPVTPGRVSPVIPSFNISDERNFSRSGSAGLVPLETNHELEQVNKKLFFEDVEAGGTSNFPSPPSRHCEVLHAPESENMHICRPSLVNTTANSHSSVRKTRGRREVKQFSRKGLLFWQIKVKKLQIWLTQSHSKVESEQFYDHYKRSFKAMLHPHGIGGDAGKYMTLSIDCLDEPPSKLPVTRIVVKLVDPNSTASVIPTVEQSIERRGIRFFQQFLSHAQVQHFKSTDVIIITIAVVSENTEETDDDL